One window from the genome of Desulforegula conservatrix Mb1Pa encodes:
- a CDS encoding GGDEF domain-containing response regulator has protein sequence MFALNKPNPIIACVEDDADIQMLLSVYISNAMGVYPVFLKDSTEAFDFLGITESKAAENADLIIMDYQIPGINGINAIKKIRESGSYTDTPIIMITASDDQKILEQAFEAGANDFIAKPIRKTELIARIKSQLRLGFEMDLRKEREKKLLELSGKLEEANKKLKEIAFLDGLTGIPNRRHFDIAFRSMGKQTIRNQTNLSIIMIDIDHFKLYNDTYGHLQGDECLKKVGMILKSNLLRPTDFVARYGGEEFIAALPETDLHGAEEVAKRIQAAFETERIPHDKGIGGIVTVSMGIASTDGSDGKVFIVEYADEALYTAKLSGRNTYRFWRLDN, from the coding sequence ATGTTCGCTTTGAATAAACCAAACCCGATAATAGCATGCGTTGAAGATGACGCAGACATACAGATGCTTCTTTCTGTTTATATATCAAATGCTATGGGCGTATACCCCGTGTTTCTGAAAGACTCGACAGAAGCATTTGATTTTTTGGGAATTACTGAATCCAAAGCGGCTGAAAATGCCGATCTTATAATAATGGACTATCAAATCCCGGGTATTAACGGCATAAACGCCATCAAGAAAATACGGGAATCCGGAAGTTATACGGATACGCCTATTATAATGATTACTGCCAGTGATGACCAAAAAATACTTGAGCAGGCTTTCGAGGCAGGGGCAAATGATTTCATAGCAAAACCAATAAGAAAAACGGAACTGATAGCAAGAATCAAATCCCAGCTACGACTCGGATTTGAAATGGATCTTAGAAAAGAAAGGGAAAAAAAGCTTCTTGAGTTAAGCGGGAAATTGGAAGAAGCCAATAAAAAATTAAAAGAGATAGCTTTTCTGGACGGGCTGACAGGTATCCCAAACAGACGCCATTTCGACATAGCATTCAGATCTATGGGAAAGCAGACAATAAGGAACCAGACAAATTTATCAATAATAATGATAGATATCGACCATTTCAAATTATACAATGACACCTACGGGCATCTTCAAGGCGACGAATGCCTTAAGAAAGTTGGAATGATACTAAAAAGCAATCTGCTCAGACCCACAGATTTTGTGGCAAGATACGGAGGAGAAGAATTCATTGCGGCTCTTCCTGAGACGGATTTGCATGGAGCAGAAGAAGTTGCAAAAAGAATTCAGGCCGCTTTTGAAACAGAAAGAATCCCCCATGACAAGGGTATAGGCGGAATCGTGACAGTGAGCATGGGGATTGCTTCGACTGATGGATCGGATGGAAAGGTTTTTATTGTTGAATATGCGGACGAGGCGTTATATACGGCAAAGTTGTCTGGAAGAAACACATACAGATTCTGGCGACTGGATAATTAG
- the leuB gene encoding 3-isopropylmalate dehydrogenase, producing MKKIAILPGDGIGPEIMKEAIKVLDAAQKKFSFKLEYEHADVGGAAIDSQGEALPASTLKVCDASDAILFGSVGGPKWESLPPEKQPERAALLPLRKIYKLHCNLRPAKIFKQLASASPLRADIVGDGFDILCVRELTGDIYFGQPKGREGSGPEEKAYDTMVYTRYEIERITRNAFDAAMLRRKKVTSIDKANVLTTMVLWREVVTEIAKEYPEVELNHMYVDNGAMQLVKDPHQFDVLLCGNMFGDILSDECAMITGSMGLLPSASLNEKKFGLYEPAGGSAPDIAGKGIANPIAQILSAAMMLKYSLDLPEAANAIENAVAKALEMGIFTADIATDKSKAVSTEKMGTTIAELL from the coding sequence GTGAAAAAAATAGCGATTTTGCCAGGTGATGGTATCGGCCCTGAAATAATGAAAGAGGCGATCAAGGTTCTTGACGCGGCCCAGAAAAAATTCAGCTTCAAACTTGAGTATGAACACGCTGACGTCGGCGGAGCAGCCATTGATAGCCAAGGCGAAGCTCTTCCTGCATCAACCCTTAAGGTCTGTGATGCCAGTGACGCAATTTTATTCGGATCTGTCGGCGGCCCCAAATGGGAAAGTCTTCCTCCTGAAAAGCAGCCTGAAAGGGCGGCCCTTCTTCCCTTAAGAAAAATTTACAAACTGCACTGCAATTTAAGACCAGCCAAAATCTTCAAGCAGCTTGCATCAGCAAGCCCACTCAGAGCAGACATTGTTGGTGACGGCTTTGATATTCTTTGCGTGCGGGAACTCACAGGTGACATTTACTTCGGTCAGCCAAAAGGGAGAGAAGGAAGCGGCCCTGAAGAAAAAGCCTATGACACAATGGTTTACACAAGGTATGAGATAGAGAGAATAACAAGAAATGCCTTTGACGCAGCCATGCTCAGGAGAAAAAAAGTAACATCCATAGACAAGGCCAATGTTCTTACCACAATGGTGCTCTGGAGGGAAGTCGTAACAGAGATTGCCAAGGAATACCCGGAAGTCGAACTGAATCATATGTATGTCGATAACGGAGCAATGCAGCTTGTTAAAGATCCTCACCAGTTTGACGTGCTCCTCTGCGGAAACATGTTCGGAGACATCCTCTCTGATGAATGCGCAATGATAACCGGGTCAATGGGTCTTCTTCCTTCAGCTAGCCTTAACGAGAAAAAATTCGGCCTTTACGAACCGGCAGGCGGATCTGCTCCTGATATAGCAGGAAAAGGCATAGCAAACCCGATTGCACAGATTCTTTCTGCAGCGATGATGCTGAAATACAGCCTTGATCTTCCAGAAGCAGCCAACGCTATTGAAAATGCAGTTGCCAAGGCTCTTGAAATGGGAATTTTCACCGCAGACATAGCCACTGACAAATCAAAAGCTGTAAGCACTGAAAAAATGGGAACCACCATAGCGGAACTGCTTTAA
- a CDS encoding THUMP domain-containing class I SAM-dependent RNA methyltransferase, whose amino-acid sequence MNVIKKMSRVKDAYIYQRENRYFAQFPEEVRKLGEEELISLGAKNTKIVGLGVSFEADLDTLYGIVYRTRLSSRILAPLVRFRCPTADDLYEKSKKIRWTDFMSEYDTFAIFANVSKNDEIRHSKFASYKLKDAICDRFRDETGGIRPDVNPDSPDVWFNLHIYEELATVSLDLGCGSLHRRGYRKETVEAPMQETVAAAIIKMSGWDGTKKLYDPMCGSGTLLSEALMKYSDIPSAYLKKQFGFEYLPDFEKNNWYEIKKHYQDAIKPLPFALIEGSDVLRKAVHATKTNLELLPGGDKVKVNILDIRKTGCIENSVIVCNPPYGIRLGEEKDMPAFYKSFGEILKERCRGCEAYIYFGEPKYIRDFGVKGEWSAILKNGGLEGRLVKFRL is encoded by the coding sequence TTGAACGTAATAAAAAAAATGTCCAGGGTGAAAGATGCATACATCTACCAGCGTGAAAACCGTTATTTTGCCCAGTTTCCTGAAGAAGTCAGAAAATTGGGTGAAGAAGAACTCATTTCCCTTGGTGCAAAAAACACAAAAATCGTAGGACTTGGAGTCAGTTTCGAAGCAGACCTTGATACACTCTACGGTATTGTTTACAGAACAAGGCTATCGTCAAGGATTCTGGCCCCGCTGGTACGTTTCAGATGCCCAACAGCAGACGACCTTTATGAAAAATCAAAAAAAATCCGCTGGACTGATTTTATGAGCGAATATGATACATTTGCCATATTTGCAAACGTAAGTAAAAATGATGAAATAAGACATTCAAAATTTGCTTCATACAAGCTTAAAGATGCCATCTGCGACAGGTTCAGGGATGAGACAGGGGGCATAAGGCCGGATGTTAACCCGGATTCCCCTGATGTATGGTTCAACCTGCATATTTATGAAGAACTTGCAACTGTCTCGCTTGACCTCGGCTGTGGATCCCTTCACCGAAGAGGCTACAGAAAAGAAACCGTTGAAGCTCCCATGCAGGAAACGGTTGCGGCAGCAATCATCAAAATGAGCGGCTGGGACGGTACAAAAAAACTATATGATCCAATGTGCGGTTCAGGCACTCTTCTTTCCGAAGCTTTAATGAAATACTCGGATATTCCCTCAGCATATCTGAAAAAGCAGTTCGGATTTGAGTATCTTCCTGATTTTGAAAAAAACAACTGGTACGAAATAAAAAAACATTATCAGGATGCGATAAAGCCTTTGCCTTTTGCTCTCATAGAAGGCTCGGACGTTTTACGCAAAGCGGTTCATGCAACAAAGACCAACCTGGAATTACTTCCTGGTGGTGACAAGGTAAAGGTGAATATTCTTGACATCAGGAAGACCGGATGTATAGAAAATTCAGTCATAGTCTGCAATCCTCCTTATGGAATCCGTCTTGGAGAAGAAAAGGACATGCCGGCGTTTTATAAGTCTTTTGGAGAAATTCTTAAGGAAAGATGCCGGGGATGTGAGGCATATATATATTTTGGAGAACCAAAATATATTAGGGATTTTGGAGTAAAAGGAGAATGGAGCGCCATCCTGAAAAATGGAGGACTCGAAGGCCGGCTTGTAAAATTCAGACTATAA
- a CDS encoding PaaI family thioesterase — translation MSDHKKKPSKEISDKIINLMNSYKGESLSKFPIKGVTRWLDARLISFVRGEIILEYKVRSEMTNPAGYLHGGIQVTMLDDAVGTVCAGLGYEKATLSIDVHTDFLGVAKTGDVLTARAFIIREGSNIINASAELRDSKNDLVAKMNTNIMISNMHADYMSFINSL, via the coding sequence ATGTCTGATCACAAAAAAAAGCCGTCCAAAGAAATTTCCGACAAGATCATTAATCTCATGAACAGCTACAAGGGAGAGTCCCTCTCAAAGTTTCCGATAAAAGGAGTAACCAGATGGCTTGATGCAAGGCTTATATCATTTGTGCGCGGAGAAATAATTCTCGAATATAAGGTTAGGTCAGAAATGACAAATCCTGCCGGATATCTTCACGGTGGAATACAGGTCACAATGCTTGATGATGCCGTGGGCACAGTATGCGCAGGTCTTGGGTATGAAAAAGCAACTCTATCCATTGATGTTCACACAGACTTCCTCGGAGTGGCAAAAACAGGCGATGTTCTGACAGCAAGAGCCTTCATTATCCGGGAAGGCAGCAACATTATCAATGCTTCCGCAGAGCTGAGGGACTCAAAGAATGATCTTGTGGCAAAAATGAACACAAATATCATGATATCCAATATGCATGCGGACTATATGAGTTTTATCAATTCCCTTTAA